From Polaribacter butkevichii, a single genomic window includes:
- a CDS encoding aspartate:alanine exchanger family transporter yields the protein MEFFSELLTKDYFVLFLVIGLGITLGNIRIKGINFDTSAVIFVAIFFGYLYNLNGITFNIPPIIQSVGLVLFIYTIGMQAGPSFFSSFKEQGIKLIILAGITVITGGITAISISYLYDVDMNMMSGLLTGALTSTPGLAASIEASHSPLASIGYGIAYPFGVLGVILFVKLGPSLFRVNIKKEEKDFEEQSTSNTPMVINKNLIISNENVNGKTIKELRIRFMTKANISRIMKPNQLPISPTKDTILETGDIIKAVGTVNALERIEVLLGKVTDIKIPRSGTYEVKWYVVSNDAVVNKSIRELNLLENYSATITRIRRASIDLAPHPTTKIKFGDKILVSCSKGNVPAVTQLFGDSLKRIGQTSFLPVAFGIVIGIIVGAIAIPLGGISLKLGLTGGVLLASIFLSWKGKVASVIWNLSGPANQILRQFGLLLFLTPVGLKAGQSLISAIEKHGFILFLYGALITLIPMITTVLVGRFLLKINFLSILGALTGGMTSTPGLSATDSMTESEAPQVAYAAVYPFSLVLIIIVAEIMAML from the coding sequence ATGGAATTTTTTTCAGAATTACTCACTAAAGATTACTTTGTGTTATTTCTAGTTATTGGCTTAGGAATTACCCTTGGAAACATTCGAATTAAAGGGATTAATTTTGACACTTCAGCAGTTATTTTTGTAGCTATCTTTTTCGGGTACTTGTATAATTTAAATGGTATTACCTTTAATATTCCACCAATCATACAAAGTGTTGGGTTAGTTTTATTTATTTATACCATAGGTATGCAAGCAGGTCCTTCTTTCTTTAGTTCTTTTAAAGAACAAGGAATAAAATTAATTATTTTAGCAGGAATTACTGTAATTACAGGAGGAATAACAGCAATATCTATTTCTTATCTTTATGATGTAGATATGAATATGATGAGTGGTTTGTTAACAGGTGCATTAACATCTACACCTGGTTTGGCGGCTTCTATAGAGGCTTCTCACTCTCCTTTAGCATCTATTGGTTATGGTATTGCCTATCCGTTTGGGGTATTAGGTGTTATCTTATTTGTAAAATTAGGCCCTTCTTTATTTAGAGTAAATATCAAAAAAGAAGAAAAAGACTTCGAAGAACAATCTACTTCTAATACACCAATGGTAATTAACAAAAACTTAATTATCTCTAATGAAAACGTTAATGGAAAAACCATTAAAGAGTTAAGAATACGTTTTATGACCAAAGCGAATATTTCTCGTATCATGAAACCGAATCAGTTACCAATTTCTCCTACAAAAGATACCATTTTAGAAACCGGAGATATTATTAAAGCTGTAGGTACTGTAAATGCATTAGAAAGAATAGAGGTTTTATTAGGTAAGGTTACCGATATAAAAATTCCACGTAGTGGAACTTACGAAGTAAAATGGTATGTAGTAAGTAATGATGCTGTGGTAAACAAAAGCATTAGAGAACTTAATCTTTTAGAAAACTATTCTGCAACCATTACTCGTATTAGAAGAGCAAGTATAGATCTTGCACCACACCCAACAACCAAAATAAAATTTGGTGATAAAATTTTAGTTTCTTGTTCTAAAGGAAACGTTCCTGCTGTTACACAACTTTTTGGAGATAGTTTAAAAAGAATAGGACAAACCAGTTTTTTACCCGTTGCATTTGGTATTGTAATTGGTATTATTGTGGGGGCTATTGCCATCCCTTTAGGAGGTATCAGTCTAAAATTAGGGCTTACAGGAGGAGTGCTTTTAGCTTCGATATTTTTAAGCTGGAAAGGAAAAGTAGCATCTGTAATTTGGAATTTATCAGGACCTGCAAATCAAATATTACGTCAGTTCGGTTTGTTGTTATTTCTTACCCCTGTAGGATTAAAAGCAGGACAAAGTTTAATTTCAGCTATTGAAAAACATGGGTTCATTTTATTTTTGTACGGAGCGCTTATTACATTAATACCAATGATTACAACCGTTCTTGTTGGGCGTTTCTTGTTAAAAATTAATTTTTTATCTATTTTAGGGGCATTAACTGGTGGAATGACATCTACTCCAGGATTAAGTGCCACAGATTCTATGACCGAATCAGAAGCACCACAAGTTGCTTATGCAGCAGTATATCCTTTTTCTTTAGTACTTATAATAATTGTGGCAGAAATAATGGCAATGTTATAA
- a CDS encoding DUF6973 domain-containing protein, which translates to MKKYLFFLVLLFSVQMFAQSNFKSFFKLSAPIKKWVLFHPFKAKKSLDVSKEANKVSDSIAKTNLLDGDGAGGQVDAFRHAYWMARMHQEIGERAARSLGKAHEKENYITYKKRNLEEGVVPDKISSEMDLYNNEQGLQLITKGSKISKKGLTYKIVNAIKKGTFKIIKKDMNGNFLTCEGKVIAKESLKGTWQNNKCLVSSKKGKNLVFN; encoded by the coding sequence ATGAAAAAATACCTCTTTTTTTTAGTACTCTTATTTTCTGTACAAATGTTTGCTCAATCTAATTTTAAAAGTTTTTTTAAACTTTCTGCTCCCATAAAAAAATGGGTATTATTTCATCCTTTTAAAGCAAAAAAATCTTTAGACGTTTCTAAAGAAGCCAATAAGGTTTCAGATTCTATTGCAAAAACCAATTTATTAGATGGAGATGGTGCAGGTGGTCAGGTAGATGCATTTAGACATGCCTATTGGATGGCGCGTATGCATCAAGAAATAGGGGAGAGAGCTGCGCGTTCTTTAGGGAAAGCACATGAAAAAGAAAATTATATTACTTATAAAAAAAGAAATTTAGAAGAAGGAGTAGTGCCAGATAAAATATCGTCTGAAATGGATTTATATAATAATGAACAAGGATTACAATTAATAACAAAAGGAAGTAAAATTTCTAAAAAGGGATTAACTTATAAAATTGTAAATGCTATTAAAAAAGGTACCTTTAAAATTATAAAAAAAGATATGAATGGTAATTTTTTAACTTGTGAGGGAAAAGTTATTGCCAAAGAGTCACTTAAGGGAACTTGGCAAAATAATAAGTGCTTGGTTTCTTCTAAAAAAGGTAAAAACCTTGTTTTTAATTAA
- a CDS encoding AraC family transcriptional regulator: MYFRVLNSSSSMIKSPIKTHNYEKLEKFNFDIVKLEKLVEFESEEVLTKNHKVSFYALIFITENSGKHSIDFTDYDYTKGTVLSIRKDQMHKFYLDKKTKGFLLCFKEEFLNSYLNEIEVASAIQMFNELLVSPKTQLINSDFVSIFQLIKGIEKEVLLVHDMYSYKLIRSLLHILITLIYRLKSKEYNNIQQSKYLKEFIKFQSALEEDYAKTKKVYDYANKLGFSTKKLNTVVKFIANKPAKEFIDDTVIIKIKRLLLQYNLSIKEIAFQVGFKDPANLYKYFKKHTTFTPDEFRKQITS, encoded by the coding sequence ATGTACTTTAGGGTTTTAAATAGCTCATCATCAATGATAAAATCTCCCATTAAGACCCATAATTACGAAAAACTCGAAAAATTTAATTTTGATATTGTAAAACTCGAAAAATTAGTAGAATTTGAAAGTGAAGAAGTTTTAACAAAAAATCATAAAGTTAGTTTTTATGCATTAATTTTTATTACAGAAAATAGTGGTAAACATTCTATAGATTTTACAGATTATGATTATACTAAAGGAACAGTTCTGTCTATTAGAAAAGACCAAATGCATAAGTTTTATTTAGATAAAAAGACAAAAGGTTTTTTGTTGTGTTTTAAAGAAGAGTTTTTAAACAGTTATTTAAATGAGATAGAGGTTGCTAGTGCAATACAGATGTTTAATGAGTTATTAGTGTCTCCAAAAACACAATTAATAAATAGCGATTTTGTAAGTATTTTTCAATTAATAAAAGGTATAGAAAAAGAAGTTTTACTTGTACATGATATGTATTCTTATAAGTTGATTAGAAGTCTTTTACATATTTTAATTACTTTAATTTATCGATTAAAATCTAAAGAATATAATAACATACAACAAAGTAAATATTTAAAAGAGTTTATTAAATTTCAGAGTGCTTTAGAAGAAGATTACGCTAAAACTAAAAAAGTGTACGATTATGCAAATAAATTAGGTTTTTCAACAAAAAAATTAAATACAGTTGTAAAATTTATAGCCAATAAACCTGCTAAAGAGTTTATTGATGATACCGTTATTATAAAAATAAAAAGATTGCTTTTGCAATATAATCTATCTATAAAAGAAATTGCATTTCAGGTAGGTTTTAAAGACCCAGCTAATCTTTATAAGTATTTTAAAAAGCATACTACATTTACCCCAGATGAGTTTAGAAAGCAAATTACAAGTTAA
- a CDS encoding 3-oxoacyl-ACP synthase, with protein sequence MDIKEALFKQCELFVNKRLQTVDDIISSNQKALQSETKSSAGDKHETGRAMLQLEMEKAGQQLAGINQMKEILAKIDVSKVSNVAHLGSVIETTSANYFLSISAGQIIVDGKVYFAISVSSPIGKLLLGKKTNDQLVFNNKKSIIKSIS encoded by the coding sequence ATGGATATAAAAGAAGCTCTTTTTAAACAATGTGAGTTGTTTGTAAATAAACGCTTACAAACTGTAGATGACATAATTTCATCGAACCAAAAAGCATTGCAATCAGAAACTAAAAGTTCTGCAGGTGATAAGCATGAAACTGGTAGAGCCATGTTGCAATTAGAAATGGAAAAAGCAGGTCAGCAACTAGCAGGAATCAACCAAATGAAAGAAATTTTGGCTAAAATAGACGTTTCTAAGGTTTCTAATGTTGCTCATTTAGGGAGCGTAATTGAAACAACTTCTGCAAACTATTTTCTATCTATTTCTGCAGGACAAATAATCGTTGATGGCAAGGTATATTTTGCTATTTCGGTGTCATCACCCATAGGGAAACTACTATTAGGTAAGAAGACTAATGACCAATTGGTTTTTAATAATAAAAAAAGTATAATTAAAAGTATTAGTTAA
- a CDS encoding GNAT family N-acetyltransferase, producing MIKIIRTNSENIDFINLVKELDAYLKITDGDEHDFYHQFNNIDVLKNVVLVYVDKVVVGCGAIKKFDKTSVEVKRMFVSPDKRGLGIAQKILTELEIWAKELGYQKCVLETGKRQVEAVKFYKKCNYKVIENYGQYTNMENSICFSKTV from the coding sequence ATGATAAAAATAATCAGAACTAATTCCGAGAATATAGATTTTATCAATTTGGTAAAAGAACTAGATGCTTATTTAAAAATTACAGATGGAGATGAACACGATTTTTACCATCAATTTAATAATATTGATGTTTTAAAAAATGTTGTTTTAGTTTATGTTGATAAGGTGGTAGTTGGTTGTGGTGCAATTAAAAAGTTTGATAAAACTTCGGTTGAAGTAAAAAGAATGTTTGTTTCTCCTGATAAAAGAGGTTTAGGAATTGCACAAAAAATACTTACAGAATTAGAAATTTGGGCCAAAGAATTGGGATATCAAAAATGTGTATTAGAAACCGGAAAAAGGCAAGTAGAAGCAGTTAAATTTTATAAGAAATGCAATTATAAAGTGATTGAAAATTATGGTCAGTATACAAACATGGAAAATAGTATTTGTTTTTCTAAAACAGTTTAA
- the dinB gene encoding DNA polymerase IV — protein MELQPPFRKIIHVDMDAFYASVAELDNPELRGKAIAVGGEGRRGVISAASYEARKFGVKSAMSGTLAKQKCPHLIFVNSDFKRYKEISLQVREIFYEYTDLVEPLSLDEAYLDVTVNKKGNPSANTIAREIRQRIFDKTGLRASAGISINKFIAKVASDINKPNGQKTVHPEEVLQFLEELPVNKFYGVGKVTAAKMYNLGIFVGNDLKKKSLEELIRLFGKSGTHYYNIVRGIHNSVVKPNRIRKSVAAERTFSENISSEIFMIQKLEKIADELEKRMKKTDTKGKTITLKIKYSDFTQQTRSKTKDYFMQTKKEFFPVVKELLFQDKITNSVRLLGLSFGNLNTEDNEPVWVQLKFDF, from the coding sequence ATGGAATTGCAACCACCTTTTAGAAAAATAATTCATGTAGATATGGATGCTTTTTACGCATCTGTAGCAGAATTAGACAATCCAGAATTAAGGGGAAAAGCGATTGCAGTTGGTGGCGAAGGTAGACGAGGAGTTATTTCTGCGGCAAGTTACGAGGCACGTAAATTTGGTGTAAAATCTGCCATGAGTGGTACTTTAGCAAAACAAAAATGTCCGCATTTAATTTTTGTAAACTCAGATTTTAAGCGTTATAAAGAAATTTCATTACAAGTAAGAGAAATATTTTATGAGTACACAGATTTGGTAGAACCACTTTCTTTAGATGAAGCTTATTTAGATGTTACTGTAAACAAAAAAGGAAATCCGTCTGCAAATACCATTGCAAGAGAAATTAGACAACGTATTTTTGATAAAACGGGTTTAAGAGCATCCGCAGGTATTTCTATAAATAAATTTATTGCCAAAGTAGCTTCGGATATCAACAAGCCTAACGGACAAAAAACGGTTCATCCAGAAGAAGTTCTTCAATTTTTAGAAGAATTACCCGTAAATAAGTTTTATGGAGTTGGTAAAGTAACGGCAGCTAAAATGTATAATTTAGGCATTTTTGTGGGAAATGATTTAAAAAAGAAGTCTTTAGAAGAATTGATAAGGCTATTTGGTAAATCGGGGACGCATTATTACAATATTGTTCGTGGTATTCATAATAGCGTAGTAAAGCCCAATAGAATTCGGAAATCTGTGGCAGCAGAAAGAACTTTTAGCGAAAACATTTCTTCAGAAATTTTTATGATTCAAAAATTAGAAAAAATTGCTGACGAGTTAGAAAAACGCATGAAAAAAACGGATACAAAAGGAAAAACTATTACTTTAAAAATTAAATATTCTGATTTTACACAGCAAACAAGAAGTAAAACCAAAGACTATTTTATGCAAACCAAAAAAGAATTTTTTCCTGTGGTAAAAGAGTTGTTGTTTCAAGATAAAATTACAAATTCTGTACGTTTATTAGGTTTATCTTTTGGCAATCTAAATACAGAAGATAATGAACCTGTTTGGGTGCAATTAAAGTTCGATTTTTAG
- a CDS encoding alpha/beta hydrolase family protein: MKIIKNFLVKGKHNKPIVTDVFYKEEHQPKKIVVFCHGYKGFKDWGAWNLMAEAFANAGFFFIKFNFSHNGGTLEHPIDFPDLEAFGNNNYSKELDDLGSIIDWISSEEKFKNEVDANDISIIGHSRGGGIVLLKTNEDPRVKKVITLAGVCDFEKRTATVGDLEEWKQKGVKYVLNGRTKQNMPHFYQFYEDFIQNKKRLDVKKATENLKIPHLIIHGDKDTSVLINEAENLKKWHPKSQFEIIENANHVFNVSHPWQEKTVSKELAKVTQLCIDFLK, from the coding sequence ATGAAAATAATTAAAAACTTCCTTGTTAAAGGAAAACATAATAAACCGATTGTAACAGATGTTTTTTATAAAGAAGAACATCAACCAAAAAAAATAGTTGTTTTTTGTCATGGTTACAAAGGATTTAAAGATTGGGGAGCTTGGAATTTAATGGCAGAAGCATTTGCAAATGCAGGATTCTTTTTTATCAAATTTAATTTTTCTCATAACGGAGGTACTTTAGAACACCCCATAGATTTTCCAGATTTAGAAGCTTTTGGTAATAACAATTACTCTAAAGAATTAGATGATTTAGGAAGTATTATCGATTGGATTTCATCCGAAGAAAAATTTAAAAATGAGGTTGATGCTAATGATATTTCTATAATCGGGCACAGTAGAGGTGGCGGTATTGTATTATTAAAAACCAATGAAGACCCAAGAGTTAAAAAAGTAATTACGTTAGCAGGAGTTTGTGATTTTGAAAAAAGAACAGCAACTGTTGGTGATTTAGAAGAATGGAAACAAAAAGGTGTAAAATATGTTTTAAACGGAAGAACAAAACAAAATATGCCTCACTTCTATCAGTTTTACGAAGATTTTATTCAGAATAAAAAACGTTTGGATGTTAAAAAAGCTACGGAAAATTTAAAGATTCCGCATTTAATAATTCATGGAGATAAGGATACTTCTGTTTTAATTAATGAAGCAGAAAACCTAAAAAAATGGCATCCAAAAAGTCAATTTGAGATTATAGAAAATGCAAATCATGTGTTTAACGTTTCTCATCCTTGGCAAGAAAAAACAGTTTCTAAAGAGCTAGCAAAAGTAACGCAGCTTTGTATTGATTTTTTAAAATAG
- a CDS encoding LysE family transporter yields the protein MISLFFFGFVFSFLGYTLPSVLNMTALKISLDATKREFTNFTLGVSLVIFVQVYVSIYMIEYILENPKLLEILQKLGIVVLIFLSIYFYKQNQKEKKQLEVKKRNSFFTGIILSLLNMFAIPFFCGAAVLLMTFKSFNFDVVSTLFFVFGSVIGAYFILYLYGRFAKWIQQKTGNLTKNINLLLSFITASFALITFLKFVV from the coding sequence ATGATTTCGCTATTTTTCTTTGGGTTTGTTTTTTCTTTTTTAGGATACACGCTACCAAGTGTGTTAAATATGACTGCCTTAAAAATTAGTTTAGATGCTACTAAAAGAGAATTTACCAATTTTACTTTAGGGGTTTCTTTGGTTATTTTTGTCCAGGTTTATGTGTCTATTTATATGATAGAATACATTTTAGAAAACCCAAAATTGTTAGAAATTTTACAGAAATTAGGCATTGTTGTCCTTATTTTCTTATCAATTTATTTTTACAAACAGAATCAGAAAGAAAAGAAACAGTTAGAGGTAAAGAAAAGAAACTCATTTTTTACAGGCATTATTTTGTCTTTATTAAACATGTTTGCCATTCCTTTTTTTTGTGGAGCAGCAGTACTTTTAATGACATTTAAGAGTTTTAATTTTGATGTTGTTTCTACGCTTTTTTTTGTCTTTGGTTCTGTAATTGGTGCCTATTTTATACTTTATTTATATGGCAGATTTGCAAAATGGATTCAACAAAAAACAGGTAATTTAACCAAGAACATCAATTTGTTATTAAGTTTTATTACGGCAAGTTTTGCTTTGATTACATTTCTTAAATTTGTAGTATAA
- a CDS encoding LysE family transporter: protein MNILLLFFFGFFFSFVGSITPSMLNMTALKISLEKGRTAVNNYALGVSLVVIPQVIIAVILTKYIAENPTILETLEKFGIVIFILLSYYFYRESKKEKIKVDGIKRKETKPFLTGITLSALNMFSIPFFSGTAIALDAFNLFSFKYVLVLFFTLGSVIGTYYILFLYGKFAKKIQQKTGKLTKDINIILAILTGFVALFSLVKLLF from the coding sequence TTGAACATACTTTTACTTTTTTTCTTCGGATTTTTCTTCTCTTTCGTGGGGTCTATTACACCAAGTATGTTAAACATGACTGCCTTAAAAATTAGTTTAGAAAAAGGAAGAACAGCTGTAAATAATTATGCGTTAGGTGTTTCTTTAGTAGTTATTCCTCAAGTAATAATTGCCGTTATTTTAACCAAGTATATTGCAGAAAACCCAACAATTTTAGAAACTTTAGAAAAATTTGGTATTGTTATTTTTATCCTTTTGTCTTATTATTTTTATAGAGAATCTAAGAAAGAAAAGATTAAAGTTGATGGAATAAAAAGGAAAGAAACAAAACCGTTTTTAACGGGCATAACCTTGTCTGCTTTAAACATGTTTTCAATTCCTTTTTTTAGCGGAACCGCTATAGCTTTAGACGCTTTTAATCTATTTAGCTTTAAATATGTACTTGTTTTATTTTTTACTTTAGGATCTGTAATTGGCACGTATTATATCCTCTTTTTGTATGGGAAATTTGCAAAAAAAATTCAACAAAAAACAGGAAAACTAACAAAAGATATCAATATAATTTTAGCAATTTTAACCGGTTTTGTGGCTCTTTTTTCTCTTGTAAAACTCTTATTTTAA
- a CDS encoding LysE family transporter — translation MHILIFIFLGFCIAAAGSITPSFLNLTVVKFSLRNGKKAAFYLIGGYATILFFQANIGAYLSSVLMENSEYITLIQKIGTGILFLLSINFFRLYFTSIEKKEKKEIPKSKAYLHGIIMSSLNTIAIPFYFTSISVLIGLEYFEYSYLNSFYFSIGSTLGSFTLYSLYAIIANKIEHKLTFIASKMDFILGCLTGVVAIGNAVYLYIQ, via the coding sequence ATGCACATTCTAATTTTTATTTTCTTAGGTTTTTGTATTGCTGCTGCAGGTAGTATTACACCCAGTTTTTTAAACTTAACGGTAGTTAAATTCAGTTTAAGAAATGGTAAAAAAGCAGCATTTTATCTTATTGGTGGTTATGCAACCATCTTATTTTTTCAAGCAAATATAGGAGCCTATTTGTCTAGTGTTTTAATGGAAAATTCAGAATATATAACCTTAATTCAAAAAATTGGAACAGGAATTCTTTTTCTATTATCTATCAATTTTTTTAGATTGTATTTTACATCAATAGAAAAGAAAGAGAAAAAAGAAATTCCGAAGTCTAAGGCTTATTTGCACGGTATTATCATGTCTTCTTTAAACACCATTGCCATTCCTTTTTATTTTACTTCAATTTCTGTTTTAATAGGATTAGAATATTTTGAATACTCCTATTTAAATAGTTTTTACTTTTCAATTGGTTCTACTTTGGGTTCTTTTACTTTATACTCTTTGTATGCGATTATTGCAAACAAAATAGAACACAAATTAACTTTTATTGCTTCTAAAATGGATTTTATTTTAGGTTGTTTAACAGGAGTTGTTGCAATAGGAAATGCTGTATATTTGTATATCCAATAA
- the gdhA gene encoding NADP-specific glutamate dehydrogenase, which yields MNVTEILTNLETKHPNEKEYLQAVKEVLESIETIYNENPQYESAKIIERLVEPDRIFTFRVSWIDDSGNVQVNLGHRIQFNNAIGPYKGGIRLHPSVNLSILKFLGFEQIFKNALTTLPMGGGKGGSDFNPKGKSDTEIMRFCQAFMLELWRFIGPSTDVPAGDIGTGAREIGFMYGMYKKLQQENSGVFTGKGLNWGGSLIRPEATGFGGVYFTKEMLQTKNDDFNGKTIALSGFGNVTWGVALKITELGGKVVTISGPDGYIYDEKGLDEDKISYLLQLRASNNDIVSPYADEFPEAIFYANEKPWGVKCDIAMPCATQNELNGEDAVKLIANGVQYVAEVSNMGCTPEAIHEFHKVKILYAPGKAVNAGGVGVSGLEMSQNAMKMNWTKEEVDAKLHQIMHSIHTACLKFGTEEDGYINYVKGANIAGFIKVADSMLDQGVI from the coding sequence ATGAATGTTACAGAAATTTTAACAAATCTAGAAACCAAACATCCTAATGAAAAAGAATATTTACAGGCTGTTAAAGAGGTTTTAGAATCTATAGAAACAATTTATAATGAAAACCCACAATACGAATCGGCAAAAATTATTGAACGTTTAGTAGAACCAGATCGCATTTTCACTTTTAGAGTTTCTTGGATTGATGATTCAGGAAATGTTCAGGTTAATTTAGGTCATAGAATACAATTTAATAATGCCATTGGCCCTTATAAAGGAGGTATTAGATTACACCCAAGTGTAAATTTAAGTATCTTAAAGTTTTTAGGGTTTGAGCAAATATTTAAAAATGCCTTAACCACATTACCAATGGGAGGTGGAAAAGGAGGCTCTGATTTTAATCCTAAAGGAAAATCGGATACAGAAATTATGCGTTTTTGTCAGGCTTTTATGCTAGAGTTATGGCGCTTTATTGGCCCAAGTACAGATGTACCTGCAGGTGATATTGGTACTGGAGCTAGAGAAATTGGGTTTATGTACGGTATGTATAAAAAATTACAACAAGAAAACTCGGGCGTTTTTACAGGTAAAGGTTTAAATTGGGGTGGAAGTTTAATTAGACCAGAAGCAACAGGTTTTGGTGGTGTTTACTTTACAAAAGAAATGTTACAAACCAAAAATGATGATTTTAATGGAAAAACAATTGCACTTTCTGGTTTTGGTAACGTTACTTGGGGTGTTGCTTTAAAAATTACAGAATTAGGCGGAAAAGTAGTTACAATTTCTGGTCCTGATGGATATATTTATGATGAAAAAGGTTTGGATGAGGATAAAATAAGTTACTTACTACAATTAAGAGCAAGTAATAATGATATTGTTTCTCCGTATGCAGATGAGTTTCCAGAAGCTATTTTTTATGCAAATGAAAAACCTTGGGGCGTAAAATGTGATATTGCAATGCCTTGTGCTACTCAAAATGAGTTAAACGGAGAAGATGCTGTTAAATTAATAGCAAATGGCGTACAATATGTTGCAGAGGTTTCTAATATGGGGTGTACTCCAGAAGCCATTCATGAGTTTCATAAAGTTAAAATTTTATACGCACCAGGTAAAGCAGTAAATGCAGGTGGAGTTGGAGTTTCTGGCTTAGAAATGTCTCAGAACGCAATGAAAATGAACTGGACAAAAGAAGAGGTAGATGCTAAATTACACCAAATAATGCACTCTATACATACTGCTTGTTTAAAATTTGGAACAGAAGAAGATGGGTATATAAACTATGTAAAAGGAGCAAATATTGCTGGTTTTATTAAAGTAGCCGATTCTATGTTAGATCAAGGAGTTATTTAA